From one Suicoccus acidiformans genomic stretch:
- the rsmA gene encoding 16S rRNA (adenine(1518)-N(6)/adenine(1519)-N(6))-dimethyltransferase RsmA has protein sequence MSTNHKLIASPSRTTEIMQTYGIQMKKSLGQNFIIESQILDKMLLAGDVDAQTTVIEIGPGIGALTEVLARQAKQVVAFEIDQRFIDILAETLRPYENVQVVHQDILEVDFDHPSLRFLQEAERLVVIANLPYYITTPIIMHLMGSSLPFDKLVMMMQKEVAERMTAPVGSKAYGSLTIAIENTMHASVAFTVPKTVFIPQPNVDSAVLVLKRRAEPLVELADPEAFQSFVKSAFSQRRKTLRNNLRAAYKGTDVLNEHIEAAFIQAGIDGTRRAETLSLQEFAALYQTLS, from the coding sequence ATGTCAACAAATCATAAACTGATTGCGAGTCCATCGCGTACAACTGAAATTATGCAAACTTACGGCATTCAGATGAAGAAGAGTCTCGGCCAGAACTTTATTATTGAGTCTCAAATCTTAGATAAGATGCTATTGGCCGGCGACGTTGACGCACAAACGACGGTCATTGAAATTGGTCCGGGGATTGGCGCTTTGACGGAAGTCCTTGCTAGACAGGCCAAGCAAGTAGTAGCCTTTGAAATCGATCAGCGCTTCATCGATATCTTAGCAGAGACCTTGCGTCCCTATGAAAATGTCCAAGTTGTACACCAAGATATTCTTGAAGTTGATTTCGATCACCCGTCTTTACGCTTTCTCCAAGAAGCTGAACGCTTAGTCGTTATAGCCAATTTACCTTATTACATCACCACGCCTATTATTATGCACCTGATGGGAAGTTCCTTGCCTTTTGATAAATTGGTCATGATGATGCAAAAAGAGGTCGCAGAGCGGATGACGGCACCGGTAGGATCTAAGGCATACGGCTCTTTAACCATTGCGATTGAGAATACAATGCACGCTTCTGTGGCCTTTACAGTTCCTAAAACGGTGTTTATTCCCCAACCTAATGTTGACTCAGCCGTTCTTGTCTTAAAAAGACGAGCGGAGCCTCTCGTTGAATTGGCAGATCCCGAAGCGTTTCAAAGCTTTGTTAAATCTGCCTTTAGCCAACGACGTAAGACCTTACGCAATAATCTGCGGGCAGCCTATAAAGGCACGGATGTGCTAAATGAACACATTGAAGCAGCTTTTATTCAAGCGGGCATTGATGGGACAAGGCGCGCTGAGACGCTGAGCTTGCAGGAATTTGCGGCCCTTTATCAAACTTTGAGCTAA
- a CDS encoding Veg family protein — MPKELAEIKLFLDNRLGEEITVTVQMGRKKKKERRGILKETYRSIFIVDLDQSENDFDRVSYSYRDILTNTIELDFND, encoded by the coding sequence ATGCCAAAAGAATTAGCTGAAATTAAATTATTCTTGGATAATCGACTTGGTGAAGAAATCACTGTAACTGTTCAAATGGGACGTAAGAAGAAGAAAGAACGTCGAGGAATTCTAAAGGAGACGTATCGGTCAATATTTATTGTTGACTTAGATCAATCGGAGAACGATTTCGACCGAGTATCTTACAGTTATCGGGATATCTTGACGAATACCATCGAGTTAGATTTCAATGATTAA
- a CDS encoding sensor histidine kinase: protein MKFFWQQFLSFLVLLLLTVAIMTNRMVNNITDELTQNRQEQLLNYGYNIINNNFSREDLVRTSQLLASENILIQVYLPDGSTIYPTYDQRFDANLDDSDLIRIAQGEILGFRTVDRQSKDGKIEPYLIVYLPHQNVGQFPEGFISLGAPLDSLEGQLADVQKNILASFIFAVMVGIVISYLLAIYQNRKIKRLQEATKVIASGQYDIDLDTSGNDEFANLTRDFKAMADSLAESQEEIERQEELRRQFMMDVAHEMRTPLTTMSGLLEGLQYNMIPESQRERSLELIAQETARLTRLVNENLDYEKVATRQIYLNKRAINGREFFEQIYQQMSVKAEGSGDRIVVEASDQLIFWADYDRLVQIVINLVTNAIQFSQESDIILKGFMTDDASVIQVIDHGIGISPKDQRAIWERFYKVDESRKNTEYGESGIGLSLVKSLVEAHEGTIAVESELNVGSTFTVRLPHQTHTEEGT from the coding sequence ATGAAGTTCTTCTGGCAACAATTCTTAAGCTTTCTAGTCTTATTACTGCTTACGGTGGCCATTATGACCAACCGTATGGTGAATAATATTACCGATGAGCTGACCCAGAATCGGCAAGAGCAATTGTTGAATTACGGCTATAACATTATAAATAACAACTTTTCTCGGGAAGACCTGGTTCGAACGTCTCAATTGTTGGCCAGTGAGAATATTTTAATTCAAGTTTATTTGCCTGATGGCAGTACAATTTATCCAACCTATGATCAGCGCTTTGATGCTAATTTAGATGATTCGGATTTGATACGAATAGCCCAAGGAGAGATTCTGGGCTTTCGCACGGTCGATCGCCAATCTAAAGATGGAAAGATTGAACCCTACCTGATTGTCTATCTGCCTCATCAGAACGTTGGCCAGTTTCCCGAAGGCTTTATTAGTCTGGGGGCACCCTTGGATTCATTGGAAGGGCAATTGGCAGATGTCCAAAAGAACATCCTTGCATCGTTCATCTTTGCAGTCATGGTTGGGATAGTGATTAGCTATCTTTTAGCCATCTATCAAAATCGCAAAATTAAGCGACTTCAAGAAGCTACGAAAGTTATCGCCTCTGGACAATATGATATTGATTTGGACACTTCAGGTAACGATGAATTTGCTAATTTAACCCGCGACTTTAAGGCTATGGCTGATTCGCTAGCTGAGTCACAAGAAGAAATTGAACGCCAAGAAGAATTGCGTCGTCAATTTATGATGGACGTGGCGCATGAAATGCGCACCCCGCTGACGACCATGTCAGGTTTATTGGAAGGTCTGCAATACAATATGATTCCTGAAAGTCAACGGGAGCGCAGCCTTGAGTTGATTGCCCAAGAGACGGCTCGCTTAACCCGGCTCGTCAATGAGAATTTAGACTATGAGAAGGTTGCGACCCGGCAAATTTACTTGAACAAACGAGCCATCAATGGGCGAGAATTTTTCGAACAGATTTACCAACAGATGTCTGTCAAAGCGGAGGGTAGTGGTGACCGTATTGTCGTTGAGGCCAGTGATCAACTTATCTTCTGGGCCGATTATGATCGCCTTGTGCAGATTGTGATTAATCTTGTCACGAATGCGATTCAATTCTCCCAAGAAAGTGATATTATCCTTAAAGGCTTTATGACGGATGATGCGAGTGTTATCCAAGTTATTGACCACGGCATCGGGATTAGTCCCAAAGACCAACGCGCGATTTGGGAGCGTTTCTATAAAGTAGATGAGTCGCGTAAGAATACAGAATATGGGGAATCAGGCATCGGACTTTCGCTCGTTAAGTCACTTGTGGAAGCCCACGAAGGGACAATTGCTGTAGAGAGTGAGCTGAATGTCGGAAGTACTTTTACCGTCCGCCTACCCCATCAAACACATACGGAAGAAGGAACCTAA
- the rnmV gene encoding ribonuclease M5 produces the protein MIREVPQEVIVVEGKADTQRLQVTFGPEVKTIETNGSEISLATLEEIAQAQRLFGVIVLTDPDFQGERIRRLVQAHVPDVAHAYIKREEGRGRHASDSLGIEHASPEAIRGALANRITPQVQGVAGESFTTADLQALGLVGSASAASRRQYIAEYFHIGPVNGKQLKRKLERYQISYQAVCEALEKGGYHVNKS, from the coding sequence ATGATTAGGGAAGTGCCGCAAGAAGTTATTGTCGTTGAGGGCAAGGCGGATACCCAACGTCTGCAAGTTACCTTCGGCCCTGAGGTTAAGACAATTGAAACGAACGGCTCGGAGATCAGTCTCGCTACTTTAGAAGAGATTGCTCAAGCTCAGCGTTTATTCGGAGTTATTGTTCTAACTGACCCCGATTTCCAAGGGGAACGCATTCGCCGACTCGTGCAAGCCCATGTCCCGGATGTAGCCCATGCGTATATCAAACGGGAAGAAGGGCGCGGCCGACATGCCTCAGATAGCTTAGGTATCGAGCATGCCAGTCCTGAAGCAATTCGAGGCGCCTTAGCTAACCGAATCACACCGCAAGTCCAAGGCGTAGCGGGTGAAAGCTTCACAACAGCTGATCTGCAAGCTTTAGGCTTAGTTGGTAGCGCAAGTGCGGCTAGTAGAAGGCAATATATTGCAGAGTACTTCCATATTGGTCCGGTAAATGGTAAACAACTTAAACGAAAACTGGAACGCTATCAGATATCCTACCAAGCTGTCTGTGAGGCGTTAGAGAAAGGTGGCTATCATGTCAACAAATCATAA
- a CDS encoding NAD(P)H-dependent oxidoreductase, with protein sequence MKTLILLAHPEVDVSSSQQFLLSAVEDLANVTVVDLQGQLTSQGPFQQAAELERLQAYDRLIFQFNLYWYQAPSILKNWLDVVLPEGSEAKNLAGKELGLVVSTGVSAHHFASGGRVGRTLSELLSPYESLARYFDWTYLPIFHIAQFSYLKEEAKYELLWRYRAYVETGNYQSEHAFGEYLIKALQEVTAEHLPINATYRRIFEAFVMHYEEVHATNAELYDLMEEW encoded by the coding sequence TTGAAAACATTAATATTACTGGCACATCCTGAAGTTGATGTTTCATCTAGTCAACAATTTCTTTTAAGTGCCGTTGAAGATTTAGCCAATGTAACTGTTGTTGATTTACAAGGGCAACTTACAAGTCAAGGACCCTTTCAGCAAGCGGCAGAGCTGGAGCGCTTGCAAGCATATGACCGCTTAATATTTCAATTTAACTTATACTGGTATCAAGCGCCCAGTATACTCAAAAACTGGCTCGATGTAGTTCTGCCAGAAGGCAGCGAGGCAAAGAACTTAGCCGGCAAAGAGTTGGGCCTAGTGGTTTCAACAGGTGTGAGTGCCCATCATTTTGCAAGCGGGGGCAGAGTGGGACGCACCTTATCTGAGTTACTAAGCCCCTACGAAAGTTTAGCCCGTTACTTCGATTGGACATATTTGCCTATCTTCCATATTGCCCAGTTCTCCTATTTAAAGGAAGAGGCGAAATATGAGCTGCTTTGGCGCTACCGTGCCTATGTTGAAACAGGCAACTATCAGTCTGAGCATGCCTTTGGCGAATACTTGATTAAAGCCTTACAGGAAGTGACGGCGGAACATTTGCCCATCAATGCAACTTATCGGAGAATTTTCGAAGCCTTTGTGATGCACTATGAAGAAGTTCATGCGACAAATGCGGAATTATACGATTTAATGGAGGAGTGGTAA
- the tyrS gene encoding tyrosine--tRNA ligase, with protein sequence MNIIEDLNWRGAINQQTDAEGLTKLVETKHIKLYCGVDPTGDSLHIGHLIPFMILKRFQLAGHHPIVVIGGGTGSIGDPSGRSSERVLQTMETIEYNAEKLSQQMNRLFVEGNDSANSFEIVNNYDWLSQLSLLDFLRDYGKHFNVNTMLAKDVVASRLDVGISFTEFTYQILQSIDFHHLYKEMDVQLQVGGADQWGNITAGLDFIRRMEGPEAEAYGLTIPLMTKSDGSKFGKSAGGAIWLDSEKTTPYEFYQFWLNQQDEDVVKFLKYFTFLSKEEIEAIGKEVEEQPHLRYGQKRLAEEITVFVHGQAALEEAQLITNALFTGDVGQLSPEQIAQGFKNMPQATAPRQEANLPIWLVDTGLVDSRRQAREFVGNGAISINGEKITDLDYTISPEDAIGNQYIIVRRGKKNYYLVTLED encoded by the coding sequence GTGAATATCATAGAAGATTTAAATTGGCGTGGCGCCATCAACCAACAAACAGATGCTGAAGGCTTAACTAAGCTTGTTGAAACAAAGCATATTAAACTCTACTGCGGGGTTGACCCAACCGGAGACTCCTTACATATCGGGCACTTAATTCCCTTCATGATTTTAAAGAGATTTCAACTTGCCGGCCACCATCCTATTGTCGTCATCGGTGGCGGCACAGGTTCAATCGGTGACCCAAGTGGCCGTTCAAGTGAACGCGTGTTACAGACCATGGAAACCATTGAATACAACGCGGAGAAACTCAGCCAGCAAATGAACCGCCTGTTCGTTGAAGGCAATGATTCAGCGAATTCTTTCGAAATTGTTAATAATTATGATTGGTTAAGCCAGTTGTCCTTACTCGATTTCCTGAGAGACTACGGCAAGCATTTCAATGTCAATACAATGCTAGCCAAAGACGTTGTGGCAAGTCGCTTAGATGTAGGGATTTCATTTACGGAATTTACCTATCAAATTCTACAATCGATTGATTTCCATCATCTCTATAAGGAAATGGATGTCCAACTTCAAGTCGGTGGCGCTGACCAATGGGGGAATATTACCGCTGGTTTAGACTTCATCCGCCGTATGGAAGGCCCTGAAGCAGAAGCATACGGCTTAACCATTCCACTAATGACCAAATCTGATGGAAGCAAATTCGGTAAATCAGCCGGTGGTGCGATTTGGCTAGATTCAGAAAAGACAACACCTTATGAATTCTATCAATTTTGGCTTAACCAACAAGACGAAGATGTGGTTAAATTCTTGAAGTATTTCACCTTCCTATCCAAGGAAGAAATTGAAGCAATTGGCAAAGAAGTTGAAGAGCAACCACACCTACGTTACGGTCAGAAACGTCTTGCTGAAGAAATCACTGTCTTCGTTCACGGCCAAGCAGCTTTAGAAGAAGCACAATTAATTACCAATGCACTCTTCACCGGTGATGTCGGCCAATTAAGTCCAGAGCAGATTGCCCAAGGCTTTAAGAATATGCCTCAAGCTACAGCACCGCGCCAAGAGGCTAATTTACCAATTTGGCTAGTGGATACAGGTCTAGTAGATTCCCGTCGCCAAGCTAGGGAATTTGTTGGCAATGGTGCCATTTCAATCAATGGCGAGAAGATTACCGATTTAGACTACACCATCTCCCCAGAAGATGCTATCGGCAACCAATATATTATCGTCCGTCGCGGCAAGAAGAATTATTACTTAGTCACATTAGAAGACTAA
- a CDS encoding NlpC/P60 family protein: MKKTFSKSLFKTMFTSAIALGAAATPATAFAQNYDALINDTELQIEGLTAQQSALFAQLSEAYAQIEDLSTQADALVAAIQADETAIADFQTQIESLEEKIAAREELLNEQARAVQVSGGSTNYLNYVASSKDVSDFVGRLDVVRKMVDANKDLLTLQQEDMEAVEASKAQVENTRQDKINKVSELEAVRSDLSAQAAEQEAVYNQLSNDITLAAQHRDALIQEKAAYEEAQRIAAEQAARAAAEAQAAAEAQAAAIAEAQAIAEAEAQAAAEAQAAAEVAMAEAAEAQALANAEASVDQTAVDSAAVEAQATAEAAVAQAAEAVLEAQANLEVAQTEVAPTVATEEIVAEDGSVAYVETEVATPEVDTTAQEAAVAEAEAAQAAAQAQLEQAQAEAQAAAEAQAQQAAQAEAQAQSEAQAAAAAAEQRAAEAQAQAEAAQAQAATAQANANALIANAEKYLGTPYVWGGKTPSGFDCSGFVQYVFNETYGINVGGWTGEQQHAGTQISVADAQPGDLYFWGDNGSTYHVAIATGGGNYIHASQPGTPLEYNNTQWFTPQFAVRVNR; the protein is encoded by the coding sequence ATGAAGAAAACTTTTTCTAAAAGCCTATTCAAGACAATGTTTACATCTGCAATTGCGTTAGGCGCAGCGGCTACACCTGCTACCGCATTCGCTCAAAATTATGATGCATTAATTAATGATACAGAATTACAAATTGAAGGATTAACTGCTCAACAATCTGCTTTATTCGCTCAACTTTCTGAAGCATACGCACAAATCGAAGATTTAAGTACCCAAGCAGATGCATTAGTTGCAGCTATTCAAGCAGACGAAACAGCAATTGCTGATTTCCAAACACAAATTGAAAGCTTAGAAGAGAAAATCGCAGCACGTGAAGAGTTATTAAATGAACAAGCGCGTGCCGTACAAGTAAGTGGTGGCTCTACTAACTACTTAAATTACGTTGCCTCTTCGAAAGATGTAAGTGACTTTGTAGGACGTTTAGACGTTGTACGTAAGATGGTTGATGCTAACAAAGACTTATTGACCTTACAACAAGAAGATATGGAAGCAGTTGAAGCTTCTAAAGCTCAAGTAGAGAATACGAGACAAGATAAAATTAATAAAGTATCTGAATTAGAAGCTGTTCGCTCAGACCTTTCAGCTCAAGCTGCTGAGCAAGAAGCAGTCTACAATCAATTAAGCAATGATATTACTTTAGCAGCTCAACATCGTGATGCTTTAATTCAAGAGAAGGCAGCTTATGAAGAAGCACAACGCATTGCGGCAGAGCAAGCGGCCCGTGCTGCAGCAGAAGCTCAGGCAGCCGCTGAGGCGCAAGCAGCTGCGATTGCAGAAGCTCAAGCGATTGCCGAAGCTGAGGCCCAAGCTGCAGCAGAAGCCCAAGCCGCAGCTGAAGTAGCAATGGCCGAAGCGGCAGAAGCCCAAGCATTAGCTAATGCTGAAGCATCTGTTGATCAAACTGCTGTTGATTCAGCCGCTGTTGAAGCGCAAGCCACAGCTGAAGCAGCCGTTGCCCAAGCAGCCGAAGCTGTCTTAGAAGCTCAAGCAAACTTAGAAGTAGCTCAAACAGAAGTTGCTCCAACTGTTGCTACAGAAGAAATCGTTGCTGAAGATGGCTCAGTAGCTTATGTTGAAACGGAAGTAGCAACACCAGAAGTAGACACAACAGCTCAAGAAGCAGCCGTTGCCGAAGCCGAAGCAGCCCAAGCCGCCGCTCAGGCTCAATTAGAACAAGCTCAAGCCGAAGCCCAAGCAGCCGCCGAAGCTCAAGCTCAACAAGCAGCTCAAGCCGAAGCCCAAGCCCAAAGTGAAGCTCAAGCAGCAGCAGCAGCTGCCGAACAACGTGCGGCTGAAGCCCAAGCTCAAGCCGAAGCAGCCCAAGCTCAAGCAGCAACAGCCCAAGCTAATGCTAATGCATTGATTGCCAATGCAGAGAAATACTTAGGTACACCATATGTTTGGGGTGGCAAGACGCCAAGTGGTTTTGACTGCTCAGGTTTCGTTCAATATGTATTCAATGAAACATACGGCATTAATGTTGGTGGATGGACTGGTGAACAACAACACGCTGGTACACAAATTAGTGTAGCCGACGCGCAGCCAGGAGACTTATACTTCTGGGGTGACAATGGTTCTACTTACCACGTAGCTATCGCTACAGGTGGCGGAAACTATATTCACGCTTCTCAACCAGGTACGCCACTTGAATACAACAACACGCAATGGTTCACACCACAATTTGCGGTTCGCGTAAATCGTTAA
- the metG gene encoding methionine--tRNA ligase, with translation MTEQKNTFYVTTPIYYPSGKLHIGNAYSTIAADAIARYKRLMDYDVYFLTGTDEHGQKIQTKAEEMNMSPQAYVDSMAEEIQALWQTLKITNTNFIRTTEPRHKAAVQEIFQKLLDQGDIYLGEYEGWYSVSDEEYFTETQLSEVFKDETGKVIGGIAPTGNEVELVKEESYFFKLSNYADRLVAYYEDHPEFIRPAFRKTEMVNNFIKPGLEDLAVSRTTFSWGIPVKSEPKHVVYVWIDALVNYITALGYLQEDHANFDKYWPASVQIIGKDISRFHMIYWPIILMALDLPLPKQVYAHGWMLMKDGKMSKSKGNVIYPDVLINRYGLDATRFYLLREMSQGNDTVFTPEDFVNRVNFELANDLGNLLNRTIAMINRYLGGQVPTDAGERSATAFDEALESFVDEHVSSYHQAMDILAFNEALDAVMQVVSRANKYIDETEPWILAKDETQLPELKSVMYHLAEVLRMVSHLLRPFMPDTPAEIFTQLGIAQEQERNLAELQWGQFPEGAQVVAKGEPIFPRLDVEEEVAFIQGEMSGGQSSQGTSVDDPNWQPEDVELVYEETPAVDFDQFIQVEIKVAEVIDVAPVEGSNKLLRFRLDAGDKGHRQILSGIAKAYPDYEALIGRKVTIVANLKPRKMMGYISQGMILSAESDGQLSLLFAPEDSENGSLIG, from the coding sequence GTGACCGAACAAAAAAATACATTCTATGTGACAACACCTATTTATTACCCAAGTGGTAAATTACATATTGGCAATGCATACTCGACCATTGCAGCTGATGCGATTGCCCGCTATAAACGCTTAATGGATTATGATGTTTATTTCCTTACTGGGACAGACGAACATGGTCAGAAGATTCAGACGAAAGCCGAAGAGATGAACATGTCACCTCAGGCTTATGTGGATAGTATGGCTGAGGAAATCCAAGCCTTGTGGCAGACCTTGAAGATTACGAATACAAACTTCATTCGTACGACAGAGCCAAGACATAAGGCAGCTGTTCAGGAAATCTTCCAAAAGTTACTTGACCAAGGCGATATTTATCTTGGTGAATATGAAGGCTGGTATTCTGTCAGTGATGAGGAGTACTTTACAGAGACTCAGTTAAGCGAAGTCTTCAAGGATGAAACCGGGAAAGTTATCGGAGGGATTGCCCCAACTGGTAATGAAGTGGAATTGGTGAAGGAAGAAAGTTACTTCTTCAAGTTAAGCAACTATGCTGATCGATTGGTAGCATACTATGAAGATCATCCTGAATTTATTCGGCCAGCTTTCCGTAAGACAGAAATGGTGAATAACTTTATTAAGCCTGGCTTGGAAGATTTAGCTGTTTCGCGGACTACTTTCTCATGGGGCATCCCGGTTAAATCTGAACCCAAGCATGTGGTCTATGTGTGGATAGATGCGCTGGTTAACTATATTACGGCCTTGGGTTATCTCCAAGAAGATCACGCAAACTTCGATAAATACTGGCCAGCTTCAGTGCAAATTATTGGCAAGGATATTTCCCGTTTCCATATGATTTATTGGCCGATTATTCTCATGGCTTTGGATTTGCCTTTACCTAAGCAAGTCTATGCCCACGGCTGGATGCTGATGAAAGATGGGAAGATGTCTAAATCCAAAGGGAATGTTATATACCCGGACGTATTAATTAATCGCTACGGCTTAGATGCTACCCGCTTCTATTTATTAAGAGAGATGAGTCAAGGCAATGATACGGTCTTTACACCTGAAGATTTCGTCAACCGGGTGAATTTCGAATTAGCGAATGACTTGGGGAATTTACTGAATCGGACGATTGCGATGATTAACCGCTACTTAGGCGGGCAAGTGCCGACGGATGCAGGTGAACGGAGTGCAACAGCTTTTGATGAAGCACTTGAAAGTTTCGTGGATGAGCATGTAAGTAGCTATCACCAAGCCATGGATATTCTAGCTTTTAACGAAGCCCTCGATGCAGTGATGCAAGTCGTATCTCGGGCAAATAAATATATCGATGAGACAGAACCATGGATTCTGGCTAAAGATGAAACACAATTACCTGAACTTAAATCCGTCATGTATCACTTAGCAGAAGTGTTACGGATGGTTAGTCATTTATTGCGACCATTTATGCCGGATACCCCAGCGGAAATCTTCACACAATTAGGTATCGCACAAGAACAAGAGCGAAACCTCGCTGAACTTCAATGGGGACAATTTCCAGAGGGTGCCCAAGTAGTGGCCAAAGGTGAACCAATCTTCCCTCGTTTAGATGTGGAGGAAGAAGTAGCCTTTATTCAAGGTGAGATGAGCGGTGGCCAAAGCTCCCAAGGAACTTCTGTAGACGATCCGAACTGGCAACCGGAGGATGTCGAGCTGGTCTATGAAGAGACTCCAGCGGTTGATTTCGATCAATTTATCCAAGTTGAAATCAAAGTAGCCGAGGTCATTGATGTAGCGCCAGTGGAAGGGTCCAATAAATTACTCCGCTTCCGCTTGGATGCCGGTGACAAAGGACATCGCCAGATTCTCTCAGGTATTGCGAAAGCCTATCCAGATTACGAAGCGTTAATTGGTCGTAAAGTGACCATTGTCGCGAACTTAAAGCCTCGTAAGATGATGGGTTATATTAGTCAAGGGATGATTCTCTCTGCTGAAAGTGATGGGCAATTAAGCCTATTATTTGCACCGGAAGATAGCGAGAATGGTAGTTTAATTGGTTAG
- a CDS encoding TatD family hydrolase: MELFDTHTHLNVKQFAGVEGEVIERAKAAGVAYMAIVGFDYPTIHKALELVEEYDNLIAATGWHPTETIHFDQACEDFLEETLQHPKVKMLGEIGLDYYWDTSPADIQAKAFRRQIAIAKNHQLPITIHNRDATADVYRILKEEGVPPKGGIMHSFGEGPEWAEKFLDLGMHISFSGVVTFKKTEDVRQAAQIVPDNRLLIETDAPYLAPVPKRGKQNEPAFVRYTAEQLAQTRGVTLEELAHLTTTNAMQLFDWHPQELTHD; the protein is encoded by the coding sequence ATGGAATTATTTGATACCCATACGCATTTAAACGTTAAGCAATTTGCGGGCGTAGAAGGGGAAGTTATTGAACGAGCTAAAGCGGCGGGTGTTGCTTACATGGCGATTGTTGGCTTCGATTATCCAACAATTCATAAAGCCCTTGAATTAGTGGAAGAGTATGATAATTTAATCGCTGCAACAGGCTGGCATCCAACTGAGACAATCCACTTCGACCAAGCTTGTGAGGATTTCCTTGAAGAAACCTTACAACATCCCAAAGTTAAGATGCTAGGTGAAATTGGCTTAGACTATTATTGGGATACTAGCCCAGCAGACATTCAAGCTAAAGCCTTCCGCAGGCAAATTGCCATTGCCAAAAATCACCAATTGCCGATTACCATCCATAACCGGGATGCGACCGCGGATGTTTACCGTATATTGAAAGAAGAAGGGGTCCCTCCTAAGGGTGGCATTATGCATAGTTTCGGAGAAGGACCTGAATGGGCCGAGAAATTTCTGGATTTAGGCATGCACATTAGCTTTAGTGGGGTGGTAACCTTTAAGAAGACGGAAGACGTACGACAAGCTGCGCAAATCGTGCCGGATAATCGTCTCTTGATTGAAACCGATGCGCCCTATTTAGCGCCGGTACCTAAGCGGGGCAAGCAGAATGAACCAGCCTTTGTCCGCTATACGGCCGAGCAACTAGCTCAAACCCGGGGCGTAACCTTGGAGGAGTTGGCTCACCTGACAACGACGAATGCCATGCAGCTTTTCGATTGGCATCCCCAGGAGTTAACGCATGATTAG
- a CDS encoding response regulator transcription factor codes for MELLMIEDNASVSEMMSMFFENEGYQASFYDDGQAGYQAFMAEPNRWDIVILDLNLPSMDGMQICREIRKASSNVPIIMLTARDSESDQVIGLEMGADDYVTKPFSPMTLLARIKALYRRAQMGSVNQVQEADDAFDVRTNVLKINTATREAFYNDQLIENITPKEFDLLVMFAQNPKRVFTREELLTSLWEDPFYGDERTVDAHIKKLRQKIETVGEQVIQTVWGVGYKYEEPGGKE; via the coding sequence ATGGAACTATTAATGATCGAAGATAACGCCTCAGTGAGTGAAATGATGTCCATGTTTTTTGAGAATGAAGGCTATCAGGCTTCCTTTTATGATGATGGACAGGCAGGTTACCAGGCCTTTATGGCGGAGCCGAACCGTTGGGATATTGTCATCTTAGATTTGAACTTGCCTAGCATGGACGGGATGCAAATTTGCCGTGAAATACGCAAGGCATCTAGCAACGTACCGATTATTATGCTCACTGCCCGTGATTCGGAGAGTGATCAAGTTATTGGCTTAGAGATGGGTGCGGATGATTATGTGACCAAACCATTCAGCCCAATGACACTCTTGGCGCGGATTAAGGCTTTGTATCGCCGTGCCCAAATGGGTTCAGTTAATCAGGTGCAGGAAGCTGATGATGCCTTTGATGTGCGGACGAATGTGCTGAAAATCAATACAGCCACTCGGGAAGCTTTCTATAACGACCAATTAATTGAGAATATCACCCCGAAAGAATTTGATTTACTAGTAATGTTTGCCCAGAATCCTAAGCGTGTCTTTACGCGCGAAGAGTTATTGACGAGTCTATGGGAAGATCCTTTCTATGGGGATGAGCGCACAGTTGACGCACATATTAAGAAGTTGCGCCAGAAGATTGAAACGGTAGGTGAACAAGTCATCCAAACCGTTTGGGGTGTAGGCTATAAATATGAGGAGCCTGGTGGCAAAGAATGA